From Danaus plexippus chromosome 11, MEX_DaPlex, whole genome shotgun sequence, the proteins below share one genomic window:
- the LOC116765821 gene encoding four and a half LIM domains protein 2 isoform X6, with amino-acid sequence MSADVLSDDFKSRLHLTTKTVGQERIRRALENNEDVAILSMFLPNATAERENKKFCCVMKDQCLLGDPKKTIAGTKKMEYKTRQWHEKCFCCVVCKKAIGTKSFIPREQEIYCTGCYENKFSTRCVKCNKIITQDGVTYKHEPWHRECFTCTHCNNSLAGERFTSRDEKPYCSECFGELFAKRCTACSKPITGIGGTRFISFEDRHWHNNCFQCAYCKVSLVGKGFITVEQDVICPECAKQKIV; translated from the exons ATGTCAGCGGATGTGTTGAGTGATGATTTCAAATCCCGTCTTCATTTGACGACGAAGACTGTTGGACAGGAGAGGATAAGGCGAGCGCTTGAGAACAACGAGGATGTGGCGATACTGTCCATGTTCCTACCGAATGCAACAGCTGAGAGggagaataaaaaattctgtTGTGTCATGAAAGACCAATGCCTGCTCGGGGATCCCAAAAAAACTATTGCAG GCACCAAGAAGATGGAGTACAAGACTCGACAGTGGCACGAGAAGTGTTTCTGCTGCGTGGTGTGCAAGAAAGCCATTGGGACCAAGAGCTTCATCCCTCGGGAACAGGAGATCTACTGCACTGGTTGTTACGAGAATAAGTTCTCTACGCGCTGCGTCAAATGCAATAAG ATTATAACGCAAGACGGCGTGACGTACAAGCACGAGCCCTGGCACCGCGAGTGCTTCACCTGCACACACTGCAACAACTCGCTGGCCGGGGAGCGCTTCACCTCCAGAGACGAGAAGCCATACTGCAGCGAATGTTTCGGGGAACTGTTCGCCAAGAGATGCACCGCATGCAGCAAGCCCATCACCG GTATCGGTGGCACGCGTTTCATCTCGTTCGAGGACCGCCATTGGCACAACAACTGCTTCCAGTGCGCTTACTGCAAGGTGTCTCTCGTCGGGAAGGGATTCATCACTGTGGAACAGGACGTCATTTGCCCCGAGTGCGCCAAGCAGAAGATCGTGTAA
- the LOC116765821 gene encoding four and a half LIM domains protein 2 isoform X5 produces MNKDWHSGHFCCWKCDESLTGQRYVLRDEQPYCIKCYEGVFANGCEECNKIIGIDSKDLSYKDKHWHEACFLCAKCRVSLVDKQFGSKLDKIYCGNCYDAQFASRCDGCGEVFRAGTKKMEYKTRQWHEKCFCCVVCKKAIGTKSFIPREQEIYCTGCYENKFSTRCVKCNKIITQDGVTYKHEPWHRECFTCTHCNNSLAGERFTSRDEKPYCSECFGELFAKRCTACSKPITGIGGTRFISFEDRHWHNNCFQCAYCKVSLVGKGFITVEQDVICPECAKQKIV; encoded by the exons ATGAACAAGGACTGGCACAGCGGTCACTTCTGCTGCTGGAAGTGCGATGAGTCCCTCACCGGACAACGCTACGTCCTGAGAGATGAACAGCCCTATTGCATCAAGTGCTACGAGGGTGTCTTCGCCAACGGATGCGAGGAATGCAACAAGATCATCGGCATCGACTCCAAG GATCTGTCGTACAAAGACAAGCACTGGCACGAGGCCTGTTTCCTCTGCGCTAAGTGTCGCGTCTCTCTGGTGGATAAACAGTTCGGCTCCAAGTTAGACAAGATCTACTGCGGCAACTGTTACGACGCCCAGTTCGCCAGCCGCTGCGATGGATGCGGAGAGGTCTTCCGAGCTG GCACCAAGAAGATGGAGTACAAGACTCGACAGTGGCACGAGAAGTGTTTCTGCTGCGTGGTGTGCAAGAAAGCCATTGGGACCAAGAGCTTCATCCCTCGGGAACAGGAGATCTACTGCACTGGTTGTTACGAGAATAAGTTCTCTACGCGCTGCGTCAAATGCAATAAG ATTATAACGCAAGACGGCGTGACGTACAAGCACGAGCCCTGGCACCGCGAGTGCTTCACCTGCACACACTGCAACAACTCGCTGGCCGGGGAGCGCTTCACCTCCAGAGACGAGAAGCCATACTGCAGCGAATGTTTCGGGGAACTGTTCGCCAAGAGATGCACCGCATGCAGCAAGCCCATCACCG GTATCGGTGGCACGCGTTTCATCTCGTTCGAGGACCGCCATTGGCACAACAACTGCTTCCAGTGCGCTTACTGCAAGGTGTCTCTCGTCGGGAAGGGATTCATCACTGTGGAACAGGACGTCATTTGCCCCGAGTGCGCCAAGCAGAAGATCGTGTAA
- the LOC116765970 gene encoding uracil phosphoribosyltransferase homolog, which yields MDLIDSDIRQWDANEIKEQFGDSLMLLPSNNNIKELQTILRDKHTTRSDFKFYADRLIRLVIEESLNKLPFTDCEVVTPTGALYKGLKYGSGNCGVSIVRSGEAMEQGLRDCCRSIRIGKILVESDNDTHEAHVVYAKFPEDIAKRQVLLMYPIMSTGNTVKQAVNVLRQHGVKEERIILSNLFCTPAAAQAVVDYVPKMKILTSELHPIAPNHFGQKYFGTD from the exons ATGGATCTAATTGATAGCGACATTCGTCAGTGGGACGCAAATGAGATAAAGGAACAATTTGGCGACAGCCTTATGCTGTTACCGtccaacaataatattaaggaGCTACAAACTATTCTTCGTGACAA gcaTACTACTCGCAGCGACTTCAAATTCTATGCTGATCGACTCATCAGGCTTGTTATTGAAGAAAGTCTTAACAAACTGCCATTCACAGACTGTGAAGTAGTAACTCCTACTGGAGCCTTGTACAAAGGTTTGAAGTATGGGTCAGGGAACTGTGGAGTGTCAATTGTGAGGTCAGGCGAGGCTATGGAGCAG GGTCTCAGAGATTGTTGTCGGTCAATCCGCATCGGCAAGATTCTGGTTGAAAGTGACAATGACACACATGAAGCTCATGTAGTGTACGCCAAGTTCCCCGAGGACATAGCTAAGAGACAAGTATTGCTGATGTACCCTATCATGTCAACGGGAAATACTGTGAAACAG GCCGTGAATGTCTTGAGGCAGCACGGTGTTAAAGAGGAGCGTATAATTCTATCAAACCTGTTCTGTACCCCTGCCGCAGCTCAGGCAGTAGTAGACTACGTGCCAAAGATGAAAATACTCACCTCTGAACTACATCCCATAGCACCGAATCACTTTGGACAGAAATATTTCGGCACTGACTGA
- the LOC116765821 gene encoding four and a half LIM domains protein 2 isoform X4 produces the protein MADVDVQVQYTTTERKTRKVKKTSKRRESKDGEVSVTELEQTNTTNDDGGEYTKAMNKDWHSGHFCCWKCDESLTGQRYVLRDEQPYCIKCYEGVFANGCEECNKIIGIDSKDLSYKDKHWHEACFLCAKCRVSLVDKQFGSKLDKIYCGNCYDAQFASRCDGCGEVFRAGTKKMEYKTRQWHEKCFCCVVCKKAIGTKSFIPREQEIYCTGCYENKFSTRCVKCNKIITQDGVTYKHEPWHRECFTCTHCNNSLAGERFTSRDEKPYCSECFGELFAKRCTACSKPITGIGGTRFISFEDRHWHNNCFQCAYCKVSLVGKGFITVEQDVICPECAKQKIV, from the exons GTTGACGTACAAGTTCAGTATACCACCACTGAGAGAAAGACCAGGAAGGTCAAAAAGACATCCAAGCGTAGGGAATCTAAGGATGGAGAGGTTTCCGTCACGGAACTCGAACAGACCAATACCACCAACGACGATGG CGGTGAATACACCAAGGCGATGAACAAGGACTGGCACAGCGGTCACTTCTGCTGCTGGAAGTGCGATGAGTCCCTCACCGGACAACGCTACGTCCTGAGAGATGAACAGCCCTATTGCATCAAGTGCTACGAGGGTGTCTTCGCCAACGGATGCGAGGAATGCAACAAGATCATCGGCATCGACTCCAAG GATCTGTCGTACAAAGACAAGCACTGGCACGAGGCCTGTTTCCTCTGCGCTAAGTGTCGCGTCTCTCTGGTGGATAAACAGTTCGGCTCCAAGTTAGACAAGATCTACTGCGGCAACTGTTACGACGCCCAGTTCGCCAGCCGCTGCGATGGATGCGGAGAGGTCTTCCGAGCTG GCACCAAGAAGATGGAGTACAAGACTCGACAGTGGCACGAGAAGTGTTTCTGCTGCGTGGTGTGCAAGAAAGCCATTGGGACCAAGAGCTTCATCCCTCGGGAACAGGAGATCTACTGCACTGGTTGTTACGAGAATAAGTTCTCTACGCGCTGCGTCAAATGCAATAAG ATTATAACGCAAGACGGCGTGACGTACAAGCACGAGCCCTGGCACCGCGAGTGCTTCACCTGCACACACTGCAACAACTCGCTGGCCGGGGAGCGCTTCACCTCCAGAGACGAGAAGCCATACTGCAGCGAATGTTTCGGGGAACTGTTCGCCAAGAGATGCACCGCATGCAGCAAGCCCATCACCG GTATCGGTGGCACGCGTTTCATCTCGTTCGAGGACCGCCATTGGCACAACAACTGCTTCCAGTGCGCTTACTGCAAGGTGTCTCTCGTCGGGAAGGGATTCATCACTGTGGAACAGGACGTCATTTGCCCCGAGTGCGCCAAGCAGAAGATCGTGTAA